Part of the Falco cherrug isolate bFalChe1 chromosome 1, bFalChe1.pri, whole genome shotgun sequence genome, GACTGCTGTTGTCTGTCCTTCTGGAAAAGCATGCAGATGATCAGGCAGCCGATGCAGGCAGACTGGCCAGCTCGTGCTCTTTAAAATTGGAGAGGAGCTTTCTCCAAGCATCCTCCAGCAAACTGTGTTTCTTTAAGCAGACTTGGGAAGCTGCTTCTTACTGAGCCCGTGAGATCCAGCCGCAGCTTTGGGAGGCAAGAGCTGGGGGTGAGGAGggatatttaattttcttagcctgcttgtgacaaaatgttctggtTTCTTGCTGGAGGTGTCATTGCTGGGAGAAAACTCGTGCTGTTGCCTGCTGCGGTGAGCTCAGAGCATGTTGCTAAGGGTCAGCCCCAGGCGGTTTCTGGAGCACCATCTTCTCTTTGTGGAGAacgcagagcagcagcacccgGCTCAGAAATTGCTCCCGAATCCATTCATGACTGAGGAACCCTCCGTCCCAGCTGAGCCAGACCTGCCATCCTCCAACCTCACCAACACGACGGACTGTGGAGAGGAGATCCTGCTCTATGGGGACACTGAGAAGATTGTCATAGGAGCGGTGCTCTCCATCATCATCCTCATGACCATCGCTGGCAACGGTCTGGTCATCATCTCTGTGTGCATTGTCAAGAAGCTCCGGCAGCCCTCCAACTACCTGGTGGTGTCCCTCGCAGCTGCCGACCTGTCAGTGGCCTTCGCTGTCATGCCCTTCGTGACCATCACAGACCTGGTGGGGGGAGAGTGGCTCTTTGGGAAGGTGTTCTGCAATGTGTTTATCGCCATGGACGTTATGTGTTGCACAGCCTCCATCATGACCTTGTGCATCATCAGCGTTGACAGGTAAGGGAGGAGAAGGTACCTGCCATGTGTCCAGGTGGGCTTGAATATAAAGGCGTTTCTGGAGGTTGCTGAGGGAATTAGTTGCCTCAGTCCCTTTGGAAGAGCTGGGCTTAAGGGGCTTTCTCAAGAAACTTCTCTAAGTTACTTGCTTAGTCCTCCCCCTCTAGGCAGCTGCTTCACCTTGTCCTTGATTGACTTGAGGAACAGAGCCTAGAGGATAGACCCCATGACCTGACCTCCATGGAAGGAGGCTGGACCATAACATtattcaagaaaacaaaaagaacctaCCCAGATGCAGTTTGAAAATCCATGTTATGGGGTTTCTGGAGCCCTATGGGATGGTCTGCTGCACCCTGGACTTGTGGCTCGGCTGAGGATGTCAGcaactccccccaccccatcccaggtCCCCAGAAACCTTGCTGTAGCCACTGCATGCATTTTTGAGGATTTGCTGGCTTCACCCTCCACACCTGGGGTCAGGAGGGAAAGGCTAAGTCCATCTGGCAAACTATCAAGACTCGGGAAAGTTAGCACCTCCATGGGTCTAATTATAGCAACCTGCGTCATTAGGGACATTGCGCTGATGAGCCGGTGGGCCAGATCCAGATCTGACGTGCGTGTTGGCTTTCTCggggggttggtttgggtttacGCTGGCACTGCTAAGCTGGGCGGGTTTGTGATGAACTGCTCAGGGAAGGGAGACAGCCGATAAGAAGCGTGCCTTCAGCTATACCACTTCCCTGGTCACCCTCCCACCCTTCCCAGGTGTTAAACAGGGtgacaaagcagaaaggatggGAAAATCCTCCTGCTGCTGACTGATGTTACCTCCCGGCAAGCAAACAGCAAGTCCTGCTCCAAAGCCCTTGCTCCCCcgccagctgctgctccccaacGAGCTGCCCTTTGCTCCGTGCCCCTGATCAGCTCAGCGCTGCTGGTTGGAAAGCAAAATCACTCCCAGGCCACACGGCAaggtccagctctgctgctgaacttgctcagttttaataaaaaagctcGCTTGTAAAAAGGCAGGTGCATTCAGAGCTGACAGAAGCTCTGTCAGGAGGAAGAGATTAAACGCAGTAAAGATATATGCCAGTGCTTCCTCCTGAGGAgtgaggagcagggaagcagctACACGCTAATCAGATtggctttgctttaaaaatgtccctttcctttccccctttcctttccccctttcctttccccctttcctttccccctttcctttccccctttccttcccctggaGAATGGAGAATCTTGCAAACATGCAAGTGAACAGGACAGACCTTGCACAAAACCCACTGCCATCGATTCCGCTGCTCCATCCCGTCGCTCTCACCCACATCGCCACTCCTGCAAGCAACCACCATGgtgggcagctgccagggctccCCTCGCTTTGCCATTCCCTGTTGGAATGGGACCAGGCAGGAGGTTTCTGGAGAGGTACAGACACCAGCCTGGGGGGCGTCCACATGTGCCGAGGCTGAATCCTGGACGGTGCTGAGGGCTAtagggaaggcagcagggaggaaacTGCTCCATGCAGTGTGGACAGGAGTTGTCCACATAACTGGAATCTCTGGCTTAAATGGGAGCAGCCCTATGGCTGCTCTAAGTTGCACCTGCTGGTCATACAGCCAAAGAGGATCTCTTTTAAGTGGTGATGCTGGAAGCACTTGTGggaacattttttctgtctccagcaACCCCCGTGCCCTCTGGGGGAGCATCTCTGTCCAGCTCACCCGAAGGAGCTCGGCAGGGCTCGGAGGAGCACAGCAGTGGGGCGGTTTCAGGCCCTTAGTGCAAAACTCACGCTGCCAGTGCTGAACTGCAGGGATGGAAAACCATCCCACCTCATAGGGATATGGTCCCGTGCCCTATCTCACGTGCCCTTTGAACACCTACTTATCTCTGCTGCATCTTCTCCGCTGCTGGCCATGCAAACCCCACCATCCTTTTCGGATggcaaagaggaaaagggagctgcagcaaaggaagTGATGGAGGGAGCATGTTGCTTCAGACCTCTCAGCAGGGTGATGGAGGAAAAACCTGTGATACAGGAGGTGGCCACAGAGCCTGATTCTTCTGGCTCAGGGTTGTTCTTCAGGTGTGTTTGCATGGGGTCTGCATCGTGCTGGGGGCCCAGCTGGGCTACAGCATCACTGTCTGCTCCCAGACCTgcatcccaccccccccagaTGCCTGATGGGGAAGCTGAGCAGTTAGAGGGTAATTGCCTGAGATGTATTTCTAgccaggaaaagagagaaagagcaaaggCTGTGAtctgagcagcaggagggctggcagggcagagaaAAGGGGTGGACagtcctccctgctctgcccacctCGCTCAGGGTGGGAGGAAGAGCATGCTGTGAGTGCAGGGAGCTGGCGGGCTCAGTCCGTGCCAGAGCTTGATGAGGGAATGGGAATAACTGGGATGTCCTCTTATGCACAAAGGAGGAGTAGGTGATTGGGTCactgttctgctgctttgtgcCTCAAAGGTCCCCAGGAATGGGCTGTGAGTTGTGTGAATTATCCCAGGGCACTACCTTGAGCATCCTGTAAGTCATCATTGCTCCACATCAACCCATCATCCTCGCTGCTCCCACAAAGCAGTTGATGGAGGTGGATTGAGGGAGAGCACAGGTCCAGGACCATACCTGGATCTCCACCTTCCCCCAAACTTGGGATGGGCAGGATTTTTGGTTTAGAACCTGATGGAAACACGTCCGGAAGcacattttcagtttctaaacTGACCCAAAGAAAAGTCAACCATAAAGCTAAAGCAAAAGGATAGCTGAGTTTGCAGAGAGCCTGAAACACTTGCTCCAAAGGAGATAAAATGGTTGTAATGGTTGTTCATCTCAGTGAGGCATTAACTTAAATTTCCCCCTGTGACGAAGCAAGCTGTTCCTCCTGCCTtgcaagaaagaagaggaacagCCCTGGTGCTTTTTGGAAATATAAATGTCCCTTCTAGTTCTCTCCCGAATGCCAGCTTGGTCAGCACGGTTAGGCAGCTGCCTGTTTCTGCCGAGGAGGAGGCTGTGTTTTTATTGATGGCTGAAGTGTCATTATGTTTTGGTTAGCTTAGATATAGAAAATGCTTGGTTTGCCCAAGATGATGAGTACCATTAAAATATAGGTTGCTATTATTGATTATTAATGCAGAGCGCTTTCTAAAAGCCTCTTGATTGAACCTGGTAGGACTAATCTTGTATGAAGGGAGATTTGATTGATTTTCCTTTaagtcaaaacagaaaaatgctggaaacatctttttcttaTATAAAAGCCTGCAAATGTTATAGATTCTTTAATgccacaaaccaaaaacaaaacaaaaacccccttTTGGTGGTTCAGCTTTTGATGAAGCTCTTCATAAAAATGTCACGCAGCTGACAAAAGAAGGTCCCTTCAGGCTTTCCCAGTGGAGAATGCAGCTCCACTGAggctttcccttctccctgggAAGTATTTGCAACCTGAAATGAGATTATATGCTCCAAATTTGCATCATCCTCAGTAAAAAAAAGGATGTCTCCCAAAAGAACTGGTGGGATGAAACCTGCAGAGTGTTTTCATGGATTGCCTTTCCCGTGCCTTTCATCCAAACGTGTCCCAGGCCAGGTAGATCCCTGCACTGTATCTCCAGTGAGCTGGGATGCATCCCTGGCTTAGGGCATGGGCAGATGAAGCGACAGGTAGCTGCAGCCTCCTGATGCCAGTTGCATCCTCCACCTGGAGGTTCCCTTTGCTTCAGCAGGATGGAGCAGGCATAGCATCAGCTTGGAAGTCAGGTATGGAGCTTAAATTTGGCCCAGAGGAGGTATGGGATTGTGGCAAAAGTGTCTGGGAAACAATTCCAGGCTTGTTTAGGCTCAGCCAACCTGTGTGAGTGGAGGTTCATCCTTTCCCAGTTTACCAGCTGCAGAACGGAGATGGGGTCACCTTggagaggttttgtttttctttagtatttAATCCCTAATGTAAGGATTCAACAATTGCTGTCGAGTGTAGAATAAATGTGCTGAATTGGCTCATCCATGGGGTTGATTGtggagcccagcctggggcaggtCTCCTACCCTGTGGGCTCAGGCTGCCCAGGCATCCGCAGGCACGAGGATGTGGAAAGAGTTTATTGCACCAGGAACACAATCAGCTCGGCACAGCAGGAGTCTTGcaaagctgcagaaactgcCAGTAAATCGCTGCTCTGGGAACTGGCTTTTGTTACCTGATTACCACTAAACTTGATTAACaaccagacacacacacaccagaaaagaaaaaaaaaaatcaaagcaagagAATTTGATTTGAATTTCATTGCATGTCTGTGCAATCTCGCCTCCCACACTGCTGTAAACGCTGGCCTATTTTGAGGTCTTCCCTCTCTCATCAAAATTATAAGCAAAGACCTCAAAACGGCCCCATTTCCTCCAGCAGTGACTGCACAAGGTACCCACAGATGAAATGTGTCAGCTTTGCCAGCTTTTAAATCTTGTCACTGTGCATTTTGCTTGGCTAGTGTGTAAATTCCTTGAAGTTTCAGCAAATCCCGAGTGGATTGGCTTCTAAAGAAAACCCAGTAATAGAGTAATAAAAGCATAATAAAGGATATCACACAGCACAGCATATATTAGTTTGCAAAGTTCTAGGCTTGGTTATACAGAGGAGTGATTTGGGGAATGTTGAATTTGGAGATGCAACAGCAGGGCATGGTTTTCTCCCAGCCTAGAGGACACCAATTCTGCGCTCCCTCCATAGCCCTTTCCTACAGCAGGAGGGATATTTGGCAGCATCCCGCTGACCTGCTCCCACCCATCTCTCTGAGTCCCGATCTTCCAGCCAGGCTCATCACTTCTTGCTGTGCTCAGCCcaggtgggaaggaggggatAGTATGTTTTGGAAGAACAATACCAAAACCAGCCCTGCTGTCCACCTCCCTCTCACCAGGTCTCCTCCACAGACACTGTCAGGCACTCAAGCAATGTAGGTGGTCACAGAGagttttgcttgggtttttgtGACTCAggccagctgaagaaaatacagaggaaaacagggaaataatAACTCAGTGAATGaattcaaatgcattttatCAGAGAGTCAGGGGAGAATACTTTGGGCTTTGAAATTATTTAGCAGtcaggaggggaggagggattggatttctttttattgtatttccaTCTTATTTCAATCTTGGAGGAGGAtctggaaaagggaaataatcagggaagaaaaaatcttCTAACACCTGCAATGAGACTGattgtcagagaaaaaaaaaagatacaatagAGGTAAAATTCTCTGCAGAaattttcatgtgtttctttttttttggcagaaaagcCTGTTCTTCCCTTGAACAGCTTTCAGCAAAAAGTATCCGTACAGCTGCTGTTTGTACTGTCCCTCTGGACTGACACAGTTTTTCCAAGAACAATTAGAAGGTGGTGTGATCCTGCCTAAAAATGCCAACAAATTGCTGACAGCAGGCAGGTTTGAATCAAAAAGGCTGTAACATAAAAGAAATCCATAGGACTAGTTAGAGGCTTTTGCTGGGCTGCTCGACACTGAATAGCAGGCAGATGTTTCTCAGTGGGAGCATTGGTTGACAGTGGCCAGCTCCCTACTGGTTTATTAATTTACAATTGTAATGTAATAACTAACAGTTGACTCGGTTTCGTAGCCACACAAACCTTCTCAGTCAAGGCTGGTGTGGTTCAAAATTCCACCCGTAGCTTAAGCAGGAGCTGATGGTTGATGTAATCTCCAGCTCCTTTCAGGCAAGCTGACAAGGTCACTCCTAACTCCAGGCATCAGGATTTGTGAATCTGTGGGTCACCACCTGCTTTTGGGATCTCAGAGCTCCTCTCATTTTACTCTCCAGAGCGAGCTGGACACCATCACTTCAGGAGCTATGGGCTGTGCAAaggagcaggctgctccagctgttTGTCTCACTCCTGTCCTGGTTTCTAGAGGTCACCTCCAGTAAATGTTGCAGGAACCTGTAGGTTTGTCCCAGTGTGGCAGGTGCGATGGAGAGGGGGAGCAATGGGGTGTCTCCCATGGGCGCTGCGAGATGCAAAGACGCAGTTTGTCAGCTGAAAGGAGGTGTGAATCAACAGCTGTCTGTCTTACACTACACTCCATCACCCCATCActagctttgctttctgtgctctttCAGATCCAGCCTTAAGCCTTCCCaaagatttcttccttcccaggttttttcttcccagaattCCCAACTTCCCCAGATTGCTCCTTGCTTGCCCACTGCCTCAGGGGCACCTCAGCTGCAGGTTATGCTTCTTCCCTGAGCTCCCAAGTTGCCTGAACAAGTAAGAGAAGGGTGTTGTCCTTCCTGCTTCCTATTAAACACTGCCAGAAAGtctattaatttcatttagagTCAGTTGTGACGTATCCTGGTGCAAGTATGACTCTGCGGATAGCCCACCCTGCTCCTGGGTGTTTctcaggcagggcagcagtCTGGGGTGAGTTACACACCCTGGCTGGACATGGTTGTGCATTGTCTGTACAAACTAGTTCCGGTggagaaaaatgaagctttttttcaaatgtttaagtgtttttaaggtttttattCCCCAGGAAGCCATGTGGAGCTTGGACTGCACTCACCAGTTAGATGACATCTCGTGTCACGCATGGGGAACAGTCAAAACAGGTTGTTTCAGCAAGAAAGCTGAAGGGGTGTGAAATGCGTTTCACAGAAGGTGCTGCAAGTGCACATCCCTGGGAACATTTTCATTTGGCAAATTCATTTCTTGCCTCCCCCAGTGCCAAAATTCTCCTGTGGTGGAGCATTAACAGCTATTTAGGAATGAAAAACCACCCAACAGCACTCACACCATGCAACCCGCCTAACCCTTTgcaactcttcttttttccaggtATCTGGGGATCACTCGGCCGCTGACATACCCTGTGAGACAAAATGGGAAGCTGATGGCCAAGATGGTCTTCACCGTTTGGCTCCTATCTGCCTCCAtcactcttcctcctctttttggCTGGGCCAAGAATGTCACCGTGGAAAGAGTCTGTCTCATCAGCCAGGACTTTGGGTACACAGTCTACTCCACGGGGGTTGCCTTCTACATCCCCATGGCAGTCATGCTCGTCATGTACAGCCAGATCTACAAAGCTGCCAAGGTCAGCGCCGAGAAGCACCGCTTCATGAACTTCCCCAAGCACTATGAAGAAGATGGTGTCTACTGCCTAGAGGCCTCCAGCCGGGGCCACCACAGCTCGAAGCGTACCAAAGCGGTGGAGGAATGCGCCACACTCTCCAAACTGCTCCGGCAAGACCGAAAGAATATTTCCATCTTCAAACGggagcagaaagcagccagGACCCTTGGCATTATCGTGGGGGCATTCACGTTTTGCTGGCTTCCCTTCTTCTTGATGTCAACGGCTCGGCCTTTCATCTGTGGCATCCGCTGCAGCTGCATGCCCCTGCGGCTGGAGAGGACTCTGCTCTGGCTGGGGTACACCAACTCCCTCATCAACCCCttgatttatgctttttttaacagagaCTTGAGGACTACTTTCTGGAACCTCCTGAGGTGCAGGTACAGGAACATCAACAGGAGGCTCTCCGCCGCCAGCATGCACGAAGCCCTGAAAGCCACAGAGAGGCATGAATGCATCCTGTAGACCCATGTCTTCTCTCTCAGTGCCTGAACAACAAATTCCTGCCTCTCCATTTCAGGTTCCTTGCTTCTCTTGCCTCTCGGGGCTGGCAGAAACCATGCGTGCCATTGTCTCCCCTGGCAGACATCACCGCTGAGAGTGACACCCCTTCCCCTCACCCTGGGAGGAGCTGCAGTTCTCCTCACCTCGGGAACAAAATAGGCAGCCCTTCCTTCTAAACACGTCCCAGGTGAGAGCTGAAAAGCTGTGAACAAGACCGGGGGGTTCAAGGTCTACCACTGACTGTGGGC contains:
- the LOC102049226 gene encoding 5-hydroxytryptamine receptor 7-like, with the translated sequence MLLRVSPRRFLEHHLLFVENAEQQHPAQKLLPNPFMTEEPSVPAEPDLPSSNLTNTTDCGEEILLYGDTEKIVIGAVLSIIILMTIAGNGLVIISVCIVKKLRQPSNYLVVSLAAADLSVAFAVMPFVTITDLVGGEWLFGKVFCNVFIAMDVMCCTASIMTLCIISVDRYLGITRPLTYPVRQNGKLMAKMVFTVWLLSASITLPPLFGWAKNVTVERVCLISQDFGYTVYSTGVAFYIPMAVMLVMYSQIYKAAKVSAEKHRFMNFPKHYEEDGVYCLEASSRGHHSSKRTKAVEECATLSKLLRQDRKNISIFKREQKAARTLGIIVGAFTFCWLPFFLMSTARPFICGIRCSCMPLRLERTLLWLGYTNSLINPLIYAFFNRDLRTTFWNLLRCRYRNINRRLSAASMHEALKATERHECIL